The Capra hircus breed San Clemente chromosome 25, ASM170441v1, whole genome shotgun sequence nucleotide sequence TGATGGTGCTTCCAGGAACTGTGGTGGGAGAAGCGTCAGAAGAGACTGTGGATCCAGACTGAACAGATGTGGTATGGGAACTGGCAGAAGAGACAGTGGATTCTGATAGAATTGTTGTGGAAGTGGAGCTTCCAGGGACTGTGATGGGGGAATGCTCAGAAGAAACTGAGGATTGAGACTGACCAGATGTGGTGATAAAGCTCCCAGTGACTGTGGTGGGAGATCCCTCAGAAGAGACTGTGGAATCAGACTGATCAGATGTGGTGATAAAACTTCCAGGGACAGTGGTCGGAGAAGCCTCAGAAGAGACTGTGGATTCAGACTGACCAGATGTGGTATGGGAACTCTCAAAAGAGACTGTGGGTTCATAATGATCAGATGTGGTGATAAAACTTCCAGGGACTGTAGTCGGAGAAGCCTTAGAAGAGACTGCGGATCCAGACAGAACAAATGTGGTGGTTGAGCTCAGTAGGACGGTTGTTTTGGAACCCTCAGAAGACACTGTGGATTCTGACAGACCTGATGTGGTGGAGAAGCTCCCAGGGACGGAGCTGGGGGAAACCTCCGAAGAGACTGTGGATTCAGACTGATCAGATGTGGTGTGGGAACTCTCAGGAGAAAATGTGTATTCTGACAGATCTGATGAAGTGGTGAAGCTCCCAGGGACTGTGGTGGGAAAATCCTCAGAATAGACTGTGGATTCAGACAGAACGGATACGGTAGTGGAGCTTCCAGAAACTGTGGTGGGAGAAGCCTCAGAAGAGACTGTGGGTTCAGACTGATCAGAAGTGGTGTGGGAACTCTCAGGAGACACCGTGGATTCTGACAGAACTGATGTGGTGGTGGAGCTGCCAGAACCTGTGGTGGGAGAAGTCTCCAAAGAGAGTGTGGGTTCAGACTGATCAGACGTGGTGTGGGAACTCTCAGAGGACAAAGTGTGTTCTGACAGAACTGATGAGGTGGTGAAGCTCCCAGGGCCTGTGGTAGGGGAACCCTCAGAAGAGATTGTGGATTCAGACTGATCAGATGTGGTGTTGTAACTCTCAGAAGAGACTGTGGATTCTGACAGAACTGATATGGTGGTGGAGCTGCCAGAAACAGTGGTGGGAGAAGCCTCAGAAGAGACTGTGGATTCAGACTGATGAGATGTGGTGTGGGAACTCTCAGAAGACACTGTGGATTCTGACAGAACTGATACGGTAGTGGAGCTTCCAGAACCTGTGGTGGGAGAAGCCTCAGAAGAGACTGTGGATTCAGACTGACCAGATGTGGTGTGGGAACTCTCAGGAGACAATGTGTGTTCTGACAGAACTGATGAAGTGCTGAAGCTCTCAGGGACTGTGGTTGGAGAATCCTCAGAAGAGATTGTGGATTCAGACAGAACTGATATGGTAGTGGAGCTTCCAGAAACTGTGGTGGGAGAAACCTCAGAAGAGACTGTGGATTCAGGCAGAACTGATACGGTAGTGGAGCTTCCAGAACCTGTGGTGGGAGAAGCCTCAGAAGAGACTGTGGATTCCGACAGAACTGATACGGTAGTGGAGCTGCCAGAAACTGTGGTGGGAGAAGTCTCTGAAGAGACTGTGGATTCAGACTGATCAGATGTGGTGTGTGAACTCTCAGAAGACACTGTGGATTCTGACAGAACTGATACGGTGGTGGAGCTTCCAGAACCTGTGGTGGGAGAAGCCTCAGAAGAGACTGTGGATTCTGACAGAACTGACACGGTAGTGGAGCTGCCAGAAACTGTGGTGGGAGAAGCCTCAGAAGAGACTGTGGATTCAGACTGATCAGATGTGGTGTGGGAACTCTCAGAAGACACTATGGATTCTGACAGAACTGATATGGAGGTGGAGCTGCCAGAAACTGTGGTGGGAGAAGCCTCAGAAGAGACTGCGGATTCAGACTGACCAGATGTGGTGTGGGAACTCTCAGGAGACAATGTGTGTTCTGACAGAACTGATGAAGTGCTGAAGCTCTCAGGGACTGTGGTTGGAGAATCCTCAGAAGAGACTGTGGATTCAGACAGAACTGATATGGTAGTGGAGCTTCCAGAAACTGTGGTGGGAGAAACCTCAGAAGAGACTGTGGATTCAGGCAGAACTGATACGGTAGTGGAGCTTCCAGAACCTGTGGTGGGAGAAGCCTCAGAAGAGACTATGGATTCTGACAGAACTGATATGGTGGTGGAGCTGCCAGAAACTGTGGTGGGAGAAGTCTCTGAAGAGACTGTGGGTTCAGACTGATCAGATGTGGTGTGGGAACTCTCAGGAGACACCGTGGATTCTGACAGAACTgatgtggtggtggtgctgcCAGAAACTGTGGTGGGAGAGTTCTCCAAAGAGAGTGTGGGTTCAGACTGATCAGACGTGGTGTGGGAACTCTCAGGAGACAAAGTGTGTTCTGACAGAACTGATGAGGTGGTGAAGCTCCCAGGACCTGTGGTAGGGGAAACCTCAGAAGAGATTGTGGATTCAGACTGATCAGATGTGGTGTGGGAACTCTCAGAAGACACTGTGGATTCTGACAGAACTGATATGGAGGTGGAGCTGCCAGAAACTGTGGTTGGAGAATCCTCAGAAGAGACTGTGGATTCAGACTGATCAGATGTGGTGTGGGAACTCTCAGAAGACACTGTGGATTCTGACAGAACTGATATGGAGGTGGAGCTTCCAGAACCTGTGGTGGGAAAAGCCTCAGAAGAGACTGTGGATTCAGACTGACCAGATGTGGTGTGGGAACTCTCAGGAGACAATGTGTGTTCTGACAGAACTGATGAAGTGCTGAGGCTCCCAGGGACTGTGGTTGGAGAACTCTCAGCAGACACCGTGGATTCTGACAGAACTGATATGGTGGTGGAGCTGCCAGAAACTGTGGTGGGAGAAGTCTCTGAAGAGACTGTGGGTTCAGACTGATCAGATGTGGTGTGGGAACTCTCAGGAGAATATGTGTGTTCTGACAGAACTGATGAGGTGGTGAAGCTCCCAGGACCTGTGGTAGGGGAAACCTCAGAAGAGATTGTGGATTCAGACTGATCAGATGTGGTGTGGGAACTCTCAGAAGACACTGTGGATTCTGACAGAACTGATATGGAGGTGGAGCTGCCAGAAACTGTGGTTGGAGAATCCTCAGAAGAGACTGTGGATTCAGACTGATCAGATGTGGTGTGGGAACTCTCAGAAGACACTGTGGATTCTGACAGAACTGATACGGTAGTGGAGCTGCCAGAAACTGTGGTGGGAGAAGCCTCAGAAGAGACTGTGGATTCAGACTGATGAGATGTGGTGTGGGAACTCTCAGAAGACACTGTGGATTCTGACAGAACTGATATGGAGGTGGAGCTGCCAGAAACTGTGATGGGAGAAGCCTCAGAAGAGACTGTGGATTCAGACTGATGAGATGTGGTTTGGGAACTCTCCGAAGACACTGTGGATTCTGACAGAACTGATATGGTGGTGGAGCTGCCAGAAACTGTGGTGGGAGAA carries:
- the LOC108633860 gene encoding serine/threonine-rich protein adg2-like yields the protein MAGVSRRRGPPVPAPQPEAEGNDDEEGSRISGSSTTVSVLSESTVSSEASPTTGSGSSTTSESTVSSEASPTTVSGSSTTVSVLSESTVSSEASPTTGSGSSTTVSVLPESTVSSEVSPTTVSGSSTTISVLSTTISVLSESTVSSESYNTTSDQSESTISSEGSPTTVPGSTITTSGVSESTVSSEGSLTTLLLSSTTTFHESESTVSSESFHTSPI